The following nucleotide sequence is from Anaerolineales bacterium.
GGGCGGCGGTCGTCGAAGGGATGTGTGTGCTCGGGGCCGCCTGGTTGCTGCAGCGAAATCCGCAGCCGGCTTCCATGGTCCGGGATGGTTTGATCCTTGCGATCTACCTGCTGATCGTCGTGATCGATGTCGAACACCGCCTGATCTTGTTCGCGGTTTGCGTCCCGGCGGCGCTGGGAATTGGCGTGATGCGGTCGCTGGATCCCCAGCACGGGCTGGCCAAGACCCTGCTGGGCGGGCTGGCCGGTTTCGTTTCCTTCTACTTGCTGTACCTGCTGGGCGGCCTGCTCAGCCGCTGGATCGGCCAAGCCCGGCGTCAGCCGATCGAGGAAGTGGCCTTCGGATTTGGCGATGTGATGCTGGCCGGCCTGATCGGCATCACGGTGGGCTGGCCGGGGGTGACGGTGGCGTTGTTTCTGGGCATCTTGGCCGCCGGGCTGTTCAGCCTGGCCTACATCCTGGCGATGCTGATGCGCCGGCGCTACACGGCGTTCCTCCCCATCCCGTATGGGCCGTTCCTCGTCCTGGGTGCCGCGGCGGTCTACCTCGGCGGCCGCACGGCCTTTGAGAGATTGATCGGATAGCTCGTGAGCCCGCCGGCCGGACCTGCCCCACAGCGCCTCGGCCGTCGACTTGCAGACGCGTCGCGATTTCGTTACTGTCCCGCCTCAGCCCGGCGACCGTCCGCCCGTCTGCCCCTGGGGTACTACCCCCGTTCGGGCGGAGCCGCCTATAATGGCATCAGGCGGCGAATGCCCGCTGGCAGGACGACGGTCTTGGATCACAGCCATTGAGGGGAAGATGAAGCGCATGGCAGGCGCACTGAAAAAGGTTCGGTCCCGGCGGCGGCGCGGCCAGAGCTTGGTTGAGTTCTCGATTCTGCTGCCGCTGCTGCTGATCATGCTCTCGGGCCTGATCGAGTTCGGGATCCTGCTGAACTACTACCTGGACGTGATCGACGCCGCCCGCGAGGCGGCGCGCTGGGCCGCCGATGCCGATCCGATCCGTCATCCGGTCACCGGCGCCTACCTGAACCCGAATTCGCAGTTCTACACGGACGTGCAGCAGCTGACGAAGGAATCCTTGCTCGCCTCCTCGGAC
It contains:
- a CDS encoding A24 family peptidase encodes the protein MLVLVLLAGWGVGIAVNALADNLPYRRRPTRSDCPGCGARRSRLAWSGLMAAATGQRECAYCGGGAGWRAAVVEGMCVLGAAWLLQRNPQPASMVRDGLILAIYLLIVVIDVEHRLILFAVCVPAALGIGVMRSLDPQHGLAKTLLGGLAGFVSFYLLYLLGGLLSRWIGQARRQPIEEVAFGFGDVMLAGLIGITVGWPGVTVALFLGILAAGLFSLAYILAMLMRRRYTAFLPIPYGPFLVLGAAAVYLGGRTAFERLIG